The stretch of DNA ACGAAGACGACCTCTCCCTCGAAGACCCGTTCCGGATAAGGGTCGGCGAACACCTCCGCAAGGTCCCCCGGGCGGACCTTCGCGAGATAGATCTCCGGAAGCGGGACGCGAATTCGTACCGAGCGAAGATCGAGGAACCGCGCGAAGGGAGTCGCCGGCCCCGCGAAGTCGCCGACGTCGAGAAAACGGGTGTCGACGATCCCGGCGAACGGTGCGCGAAGGACCGTCCGGTCGTGCTGCGACTTGGCGGTTCCGTAGCGCGCCTCCGCCATTTCCCTCTGGCGCTCGAGGCTCGAAAGCTCGTACTCCGAGATCGCCCCCTCCGGCCGAAGCGCCGCGCTCCGCTCGAAGAGATCTGCCGCGAGATCGCGCGCCGCTTCCGCCTCGCGAAGCGCGGCGGCGTAGAGATCGTCGTTCAGCTTCGCGATCGGCTCCCCTTCGCGAACCGAGGCTCCTTGGTCGGCGAGAATCCGCTCGACCGCCCCGCCGACTTCGAAGACGAGCGTCGCCTCTCGATCGGCGCGCGCCGTACCGATCAGGTTAAAGTAATCGTTGAACGAGCGGCGCTCGACCGCGCTCACCCGGACCGGGGTCGTCGGGGGCGCGGATCCGTTCTCCGCTTCCTTCTTTCCGCATCCGGCGAGCGTCAGGAAGACCGCCGCGACGATCACCTTCCTCCCCGCACGCGACCAGCCGACCATTACCATTCCTCCCCCCACGAGATGCCGACGACTCGCATCCAGACCGCCTGAGCCAGAAGCGCGTCGTGGATCGATCGAAGATGCGCGACGCGCGAGCGCGTGAGCGCGAGGCGAGCGTCCAAGAGCTCGATCTGCGACAGAAGCCCGCTCTCGTACCTCGTCTCCGCGATCGCGTGCGCCTTCTCCGCGTACGCCAGAGACTTTTCGGATGCCGCGAGCCGCTTTTCCGCGCTCTCGATGTCGAGCTCGGCGGCGACGACCGCCTTGCGCACATCTTCCTCGGCCTCG from Candidatus Eisenbacteria bacterium encodes:
- a CDS encoding efflux RND transporter periplasmic adaptor subunit, translated to MVGWSRAGRKVIVAAVFLTLAGCGKKEAENGSAPPTTPVRVSAVERRSFNDYFNLIGTARADREATLVFEVGGAVERILADQGASVREGEPIAKLNDDLYAAALREAEAARDLAADLFERSAALRPEGAISEYELSSLERQREMAEARYGTAKSQHDRTVLRAPFAGIVDTRFLDVGDFAGPATPFARFLDLRSVRIRVPLPEIYLAKVRPGDLAEVFADPYPERVFEGEVVFVSREVDRGTRTVTVEVRVPNEDAALRPGMTLRARLVKDVYEGAIVVPQDAVVETEEGSAVFLASSGTALRRMVRIGAVYGQMAVVDSGLAEGDSLIVVGNRELVEGERIEVLP